GCTCGTGAGCCTGACGAGAGACACCGCCCTGATCCACCAGCAGGGACAGGCGCTTGTAATCCGACTGGGCTTGCTCGGCCTGTGCCTGAGCCGCTTGCACAGCCGCCAGACGCGCGCGGTGATCCAATTGCAGATCCTTGGGGTCCAGTGTCATCAAGAGCTGGCCTTTTTCCACGTGCTCGCCGTTCTGGACCTTGCGCGTATCAATCTTGCCACCTACTCGAAAGGCCAGTGGGCTTTCAGTGCTAGCGCTGACCAGCCCCAGAAAACGTCGCTGCTGATCGGCCTTGGGCTGGATCATGCTTTGAACGACCAAAGGCGCCTGGGTGCGAGGGTCAGCCTCCTGCGTTTGTTGGCTGCACCCCATCAGGACCAGGGCGGCGGACAAACTCAAGACGGGGCTAAGAGAGCGAAGAAGAGCCATGCAGGACTCCGGGTAGGTAAATAGTTGGATGAACTGTAACTTGGGGCGTGATGTTCAAGGCATCAGGCTGCGCAGGATAAGCTGCGTCACCACCAGCAAACCCTGTCGGGTTTTTTCAGGGGGATGTATTTCCAGCAAGACAGGGTGCAGGCAGGCGGTCAAGGCAAACAGGATGCCTTGCACCACCTCGTCCAAAGGCGTGCGACGTTCAAAGTCACCGCTTTCACGACCCGCACGCACCAGGGCGGTGATCTGGGTCAGTAAGTCCTCTCTGTGCCGGTCCACCGTTGCCCAGTTGTTTTGCAGTGCCTCAATCACCACTTCTTGCATGCGGCCTTCCTGCAAGAACAGCTCCAGGCTTAGGTTGCAGGCAGTTTCAATGAAATGGCGCAGACGTTCAATCGGCGGCAAATCACCTTCAACAATCTGCTGCAATTGCACATGCATGCCATTGAGCACGGAATGGCAGATTGCTTGGCCGATAGCCTGCTTGGAGTCGAAAAAACGGTATAGATAAGCGCTGGAGACGCCTATGGATTTGGCCAGGCTGGCAACAGAGGTCTTGCGATACCCGTAGAGCCGGAAATGCGTATTGGCCTGCTCAATGATCTGTTCGCGGCGATGATGCTCGGTCGGACCACGCTGGCCCAGAGTACTGGCTGGCATAGAAGTTGAATGTTGAAGTAACGATAACGCAATACATTAACTTCAACGATCGGATACGACAAGAGAATTGTCAGTTGTATGGGGGGAGGGGGGGAGGTGTTCGTCTTGTTTGTTTGCTTAATTTGAGTCCTTCGCTGGCAAAGGGAAACCCCCATAAATCATTGGTGGTTTCTGTGTCAAAATTACTCAATAATTACGATCTTTATAATCAATGTTGGGGTTTGGGGGAGCGACGCCGCCTATTAATCAAGTGCTTCCATACTTTAAGCGGCGTCTTAATGGTCATTGCTTGGTAGTGAGTTCTTCTGGTGATCATCTTTTTTTGAGCGATCAACAAGTTCAGATATTGGATAGTGGTCAGGTTCACCTTTTTCCTTTAGAGGCCCAGGCACAATTAAAATCTCGTTTCTTTATTGCTGAGAACGATTGGCAGGGTTCTCGTCGTTTGTTGGTATCACGCAAAGCTGCACGCCATGAAACTGTAGAGACAGGGGTGGGATTGCATATCATTGTGCTGACATTGCAATGTGCACACTCTTGTCAGTACTGCCAAGTTAGCCGTTCCTTGGCTGATACGGGGCATACGATGTCCTTGGAAAACTTGCTAGAAGCTTGTCGCAGCATTTTTCAAAGCCCCGCTCAGTCCTTGACTGTCGAGTTTCAGGGTGGTGATCCTCTGCTGAGATTCGACCTGCTTGAAAAAGCGATTCTCTATATAGAAGAGTTAAATCAGAATTTTGGTAGAAAGATCCGATTTGTAGTTGCATCGACTTTGCATCAACTTACGGAGTCGATGTGCCTGTTTTTTCAAAACCATCAGGTTGTCCTTTCGACAAGTATTGACGGACCAGCGGCATTACATAATCGTAATAGACCTATACCTGGTCGAAATTCTTATGAGCGAACCCTACAAGGGATAGAGCTGGGACGTCGTATGCTGGGGGAAGAGTCGGTTTCAGCATTGATGACAACAACTAAGCTGTCTTTGTCCTTTCCTGAAGAAATTGTGGATGAATACGTTCGTTTAGGCTTTAGAGATATTTTTTTGCGGCCGCTTAGCAGTTATGGTTTTGCCAAGCGAAATCAGAGTCTGTTGGGGTACGAGCTGGATAGATTCCATGAGTTTTATCAGCGGGCATTCGAGAGGGTGCTGTACTGGAACCGGAAAGGAGTCGAGCTGCGCGAGGTTTATGCATCCATCATTTTGAATAAGATTTTGTCTCCATTTGATGGGGGCTACGTGGACCTGCAAAGTCCTACTGGGGCAGGGCATAGTGTGATGGTCTACAACTACGATGGTTATGTATATCCCAGTGATGAGGCGCGTATGCTTGCTGAGTCAGGGGACGTGTCTTTG
This genomic window from Alcaligenes faecalis contains:
- a CDS encoding TetR/AcrR family transcriptional regulator — translated: MPASTLGQRGPTEHHRREQIIEQANTHFRLYGYRKTSVASLAKSIGVSSAYLYRFFDSKQAIGQAICHSVLNGMHVQLQQIVEGDLPPIERLRHFIETACNLSLELFLQEGRMQEVVIEALQNNWATVDRHREDLLTQITALVRAGRESGDFERRTPLDEVVQGILFALTACLHPVLLEIHPPEKTRQGLLVVTQLILRSLMP
- the hxsB gene encoding His-Xaa-Ser system radical SAM maturase HxsB, producing MLGFGGATPPINQVLPYFKRRLNGHCLVVSSSGDHLFLSDQQVQILDSGQVHLFPLEAQAQLKSRFFIAENDWQGSRRLLVSRKAARHETVETGVGLHIIVLTLQCAHSCQYCQVSRSLADTGHTMSLENLLEACRSIFQSPAQSLTVEFQGGDPLLRFDLLEKAILYIEELNQNFGRKIRFVVASTLHQLTESMCLFFQNHQVVLSTSIDGPAALHNRNRPIPGRNSYERTLQGIELGRRMLGEESVSALMTTTKLSLSFPEEIVDEYVRLGFRDIFLRPLSSYGFAKRNQSLLGYELDRFHEFYQRAFERVLYWNRKGVELREVYASIILNKILSPFDGGYVDLQSPTGAGHSVMVYNYDGYVYPSDEARMLAESGDVSLRLGRIGVPLDVLQASPTQQALRQASLVTEIAACSACAFQTFCAPNPVDSQAQFGVVDAPVLETEHCLRHQWLFDFFFDRVSSATEDELDLFYAWARPSIEEVY